The DNA window AAAAACACTCGATTAATTTCGGCATATCAAATACAAAATCGGACCACAGAAATCACAATCGAAGTTAAATTTGAAGAATACCAATTTAACCTAGATCTAAGTCGGGAACTCCCTAAATGATGTCTAAAGGAAAGAGTTTATGCTTGCAAAATATTCTAATTTTAAACACATAGATAGTAATTACTGATAGGGTAATATTCTGCGAGATTTTAACATTATATCATGAATCAACTTTTAACAAACTTCATTTCTTTAGGCGATACAGGTAATATTTGTTACTTGCAAGGGGTTCTTAAAGATATAGATTTTACAGATTCGTCCAGTCTTGAAAGTAAAATAAGTGAGTTAAATAACAAAAAAATTACCAGGCTGTTTTTGATTAATTCTTCAAAAAATGACAACAGTAATGACAAATTTATAGAGTTATTACAAAAGAATGGAATTCAAATCTACCGTTATTCACCAGATTCAGAAATTAAAGAACAAATTGAATTATTTGAATCCATATTTGATTCAAATAAACAAGGAAATATTTCTATCCTATATGGAGAAATTTCAACAACTGTCATAGAACTTGCAATTAAAATAGTTTTATATAACAATCCAAATTTATCAGTCGAAGAAGTTTATACATATTTTTCTAGTGAAGAATTAGACATTGTAACAATAAATGAATTTAAAGAATACATTTATTTTTTAGAAAATGACCCTTATATTCTTACTAAACCTGACCGAAGAGAGTTTAATCGAAATAAACCGCAATCAAAAACCGAGCAAACTGTATCTGAAAAATCAAGTGTTGTAGAAGAGTCTCAGTCTAATACTGCGTTCACTCTCAATTTAAACTCACTCAAAACATCTAATCTAGATGATGAAAAACTTTTAACCGAAACTCAGAAAATGGATTTTAATCTAAATTCTCTTATCGAATCTGATTTTGAAAAGGAAGAATCTCCTGAAGAACATTATGAAAAACTAAAAAACACTGCACGTGTAGAAGTTGAAGATAGTCTTTCATTAGATGTAGATTTATCAGATGAAATCGAATACATTAGTTCATTGGAAAGTTTAATTCCTCCTTCAAAAGATAAAATTTCAATCGTCGAAATTAATACCGTCCCGTTAGAAGAAATAATTGAATCTTCTAAAATCCCTAACGCAACGATAGATTACACGAATAAACAATTTATTGATTTTGATGCGATAATCGAAGATGAAATAGAACAAGGAATTATATCAGAAGAATTAGGATTAAACGTATCCTCTACAATACTAGATGATTTTTTTCCTAAGTCGATAGATTTTGATGATATTATTTCGGAGAAGAACACAGACTCATTCTCCTTGGAAGAACATTTTGCAAATACAGATGCAAACTCAGCAATTAATTTAGATATAATGGACACAAAGGCAAATATTGATTTGTCGTTCCCTCCTCCAATTCCTGATTTGGAAGATTTGTTAGATGGAGATATTCAATTAAAAGCAGATACTTCGCTGGAAAATGATCATCTAGTTGACCCAAGTCAAACATTTATGGTTAAACGAATCAATGATGTTATTAAAAAAGAAGTTTTAAATGAAGAATCTAAAGGCAAAATTCCTGTTTCTGATTTAGTTAAAGTAGATACAAAATCAGAAAAATCTATTTCAGATACGCCCGACCCTACTCAACCGAAAATATCTAGCCCTAAATTTAATCCAATTCAGTTAGATGATTAATTTCATTTATCTAAACAATGATAATCTGAAATATTTCTTTTGACAATTCCATGAATGGAACGACCATTGAAATTACTATGAGTTATACTCCTGAAGAATTAATCCAAGGCATTCTAGAAGGAAATAGGAGAGCATTAGCAAAATCTATTACCCTAATTGAAAGTAGTCGTGAATCAGACACAAAACTCGCCGATGAAATTATTGCAGGAGTTTCAACTAAACATATATCCTCTATACGGATCGGGATCAGCGGCGTTCCGGGCGCAGGAAAATCAACCTTCATTGAAGCATTTGGAATGTATGTAATTTCGTTAGGGAAAAAAGTTGCAGTTCTGGCAGTTGATCCAACTTCTCCCATAACAGGGGGTAGCATACTAGGGGATAAGACTCGTATGCCAGAATTAACCCAAAGTATAAATGCGTTTATACGCCCTTCACCCTCAAGCGGTAATTTAGGCGGAGTTACTCGCAAAACTAAGGACACCATCTTACTTTGCGAAGCAGCCGGTTATGAAGTGATAATTGTTGAAACTGTAGGTGTAGGGCAATCAGAAGTAGCCGTTGCTGATATGACAGATATTTTCTTGTTACTGTTACTTGCAGGTGCTGGTGACGAATTACAAGGAATTAAAAAAGGTATTATGGAAATGGCAGACATAATATTAATAAATAAAGCAGATGGAAATAATAAAATCAATGCAGAAAATGCTCGCCATGAATTTGAAAATGCTCTTCGATTATTTAAACCTAAATACAAATATTGGACTTCTCCTGTTATTACAATTAGTTCACTTTTAAAACAAGGAATCCCTGATGTTTGGCGGAAAATTCAAAATTTCATTTCCGCCTCAGGTGAAGAACTAATCATGAATCGAAAGATACAGTATGAAAAATGGCTTTGGTCTTATTTGCAAAATAAAATATACTACGAAATTCAGCATCTAAAAGAAAGTAATCTTCAAGTTTTAAAACTACAAGAAGATGTAAAAGAAAATCGAATTTCAATTCGAATGGCAGTTGAATCAATCTTACACGAATACAAAAAATCATGAGAGTCAATAAAGATAAT is part of the Leptospiraceae bacterium genome and encodes:
- the meaB gene encoding methylmalonyl Co-A mutase-associated GTPase MeaB codes for the protein MSYTPEELIQGILEGNRRALAKSITLIESSRESDTKLADEIIAGVSTKHISSIRIGISGVPGAGKSTFIEAFGMYVISLGKKVAVLAVDPTSPITGGSILGDKTRMPELTQSINAFIRPSPSSGNLGGVTRKTKDTILLCEAAGYEVIIVETVGVGQSEVAVADMTDIFLLLLLAGAGDELQGIKKGIMEMADIILINKADGNNKINAENARHEFENALRLFKPKYKYWTSPVITISSLLKQGIPDVWRKIQNFISASGEELIMNRKIQYEKWLWSYLQNKIYYEIQHLKESNLQVLKLQEDVKENRISIRMAVESILHEYKKS